The Kosmotoga olearia TBF 19.5.1 sequence CTGAAATGGTTACCGATAGCTGGTAGGATTTCCCCGCTTTTGAGACCAGAGAAGATTACAGGGCTTTACCTCCTCGATTCCCTGATAACCTGGAATATTCCCGCTTTGAAGGATGCTTTCCTGCATATCATTCTGCCCAGTGTAGCATTGGGCTTAATAATTTCGAGTGTTTTCCTTAGAATGGTACGATCCAATATGGTAGTCATGTTGTCTCAGGACTTCGTAAAGGCCGCAAGGGCGAGAGGAATCAAAGAAAGCAGGGTTATTTACAAACACGCATTAAAAAACGCTTTTGTTCCCATAATGACAGTTATGGGACTTCAATTTGCAGCCCTGATGGCGGGAGCGGTACTTACGGAAACCACCTTTGCATGGCCTGGAATAGGGAGTTATCTCGTTGAGAAGATACGTTACAGAGACTTCCCTGCGATACAGGGTACCATAGCGGTTTACGCTATTATCGTGATTGTTATAAGTATTGTTGTGGACATAGTTAATGCTCTCGTAGATCCAAGGGTAAGATATTAGGGGTGATTGTCCTGTGAATGAACTTCAGTGGAGCCCAACGTATAGACTTGGCAAATCTTTAAAAAGGTTTTTCGGTGATAAATCTGGCATAATGGCGTTCATCGGGATAGCGATTCTTGCGACATATGTTATTATGGCGATCTTTGCACCTTATGTTGCCCCTTATGATCCCGTAAAGAGAACCGGCAGGGCGTTTATGCCGCCGTCGAAAGAGCACCTCTTCGGAACCACAAATCTCGGTTACGATGTACTGAGCAGAATTATATATGGTGCAAGGATAGCATTGCAAATAGCGCTCCTGGCTGTTGCGGTGGCTGCTGCGATTGGCATTCCTCTGGGTCTCATTTCCGGTTATATAGGCGGTGTATTCGACAGGATACTCACGATGTTTATGGACGCCATATATTCTTTTCCGGGTTTAATTCTTGCTATTGCAATTGCCGCTGTGCTCGGGCCTGGAGTTATAAACGTTGCGTTATCGATAGCTGTAATATATGCACCAACGTATTTTAGAGTCATAAGAAATCAGGTTACTTCATTGAAAGACCAGCTTTTCGTTGAAGCTGCAAGAGCAATCGGTGCGAAGAATTCAACGATCGTAATGAAGTACATATTGCCCAATGTTTTACCTTCAGTTGTGGTGGTTTTGTCCATGAATCTTGCAGATGCCATCATGACAGAAGCGGGGCTCAGTTTCTTAGGTCTTGGAATAGCTCCACCCACACCTGACTGGGGTTATGATTTGTCAAATGGCCAGAGATTTCTGTTGTTAAATTACTGGTGGATGATTTTGTTCCCCGGTCTCGCTATTATTACACTTGTTCTTGGATTCAGTATGTTCAGTGAAGGAATGAACGAGTATCTGAATCCGAACGTTGGCGAGACCAGGAGGTGAGATAATGAATCTGTTGCAGCTTAGAAACCTGAGTGTCAGATATAAAACTCGCGAAGGGCGTGTCCTGGCAATTGAAGATCTAAGCTTGAACCTGGGAGACAAAGAAACACTTGGGATCGTCGGGGAATCCGGATGTGGTAAATCAACCCTTGGTGGAGCGATTCTCGGTATTCTTCCAAAAGAGACGAAGGTAACAGGAAAAATTCTTTTTGATGGAAAAGATCTAGTTTCACTGGATAGAAAAACGTTGAGAAAAATACGTGGCAAGGAAATATCTATGATCTTTCAGGACCCCATGACTTCATTAAATCCTGTTATGAGACTGAAAGATCACTTTATAGAAACAATACAAACTCATCTTATTGATATCGAAAAGGAAGAGGCATATAACATGGCAGCAAAAGCCTTGGAGAATGTTGGTATTTCAGCTAATCGTTTAGAAGACTATCCTTTCCAGTTGAGCGGTGGGATGAGACAGCGCGTGATGATAGCCTTAGCGCTGGTTTTAAATCCAAAAATTGTTATAGCAGATGAGCCGACTACTAGTCTTGACGTTATTGTTCAAGCACAGATTCTCGAGCTTTTGAAGAGCTTGCAAACAAAGTTCAATACCGCGATGATCCTCATAACCCATGATTTAGGAGTTGTTGCAGAGACGGCGGATAACATAGGGGTAATGTATGGGGGACACCTTGTGGAGTATTCAGATAAACGCTCACTCTATAAAGCCCCACTTCATCCATATACCCGCTCCCTGCTTGAATCCATTCCAAATACAAACCTTAATGATAAGAGTCTACGCTATATTCCGGGGACACCGCCAAGTTTGATGACCCCGCCACCAGGTTGCCGTTTTTCCGAACGTTGTCCGAAAGCTTTGAAGGTTTGTTCGCAAGCCACTCCACCTGAAGTGTGGACCGAAGATGGGAGAATGGTCAAGTGTTGGCTGTACAACAGTGAGGTGGTTCAAAAGTGAAAGAACTCATCAAGGTTAAAAACCTGGTAAAACATTTTCCTGTTAAAGAACCTCTCTTAAAAAAGCTAATTACAAAAGAACGGAAGTATGTTCATGCGGTGAATGATATAAGTTTTACCATTCTTGAAGGTCAGACTCTTGGGTTGGTGGGGGAATCTGGAAGTGGTAAAACAACAACAGGAAGGTTAGTTTTACGGCTTATTGAGCCGACGTCCGGGAGTATAAAATATAATGGTATTGAACTCACTACGCTGGATAAGGAATCTTTACGTAGATTGAGAAAGGAAATTCAGGTCATTTTTCAGGATCCTCTGGCATCATTGAACCCCTATATGAAGATAGGAGAAGCTATAAAGCATCCCCTTGATATTCATAACATAGGCAGCAAACAGGAACGGTACGAACGTGTTCTGGATATGTTAAAGAGGGTAAACCTCGAGCCTGCCGAAGATTTTTATAGGCGTTATCCGAGAGAGCTATCAGGAGGGCAACGGCAGAGGGTTGTTATTGCCAGAGCACTTATCACACATCCGAAATTTGTTGTTGCCGACGAGGCAGTGGCAATGTTAGATGTGTCTGTGAGGTCTCAGTTACTCGACTTGATGCTTAAGTTAAAAGAGGAGTTCAACCTGACATATCTTTTCATTACCCATGATCTTGCCACCACAAAGTACATATGTGACCGTATCGCGGTAATGTATCTTGGAAAGATAATAGAAATTGGTTCTTTTGAAGAGATTTATACCAATCCAGCTCATCCATACACCAAGGCATTAATATCAGCTGTTCCAGAACCTGATCCGGATATAAAAAAGGAAAAAATTATTCCTTCTGGAGAAGTTCCGAATCCGGTTGAACTTCCTTCAGGATGTTACTTTCATCCGCGTTGTCCGTATGCCATGGATATATGTAAAAAGGAAATGCCTGAAGAAGTAATGCTCAGTGATACACGAACCGTGAGATGTCACCTTTATAGCCAATAAAAAGCGCGCCTTTGGCGCGCTTTTTATCATTAACTTACTGGTTCAAATAACGATCAATACCTTCAGCCGCTCTATGACCATCTGCAATACCATTAATAATATCGGGGCCATGAACGATATCACCACCAGCAAAAAGCCATGGAATACTTGTCTGACCGTACTCATTCACTAGAATTCTTCCACGCGTGAATTCAAGTTTACTCTTAAGTTCTTCTGGCAGATAGCTGTAGTCAGGAGCTTGACCGATGGCTTCTACAATCATATCACCCTCGATAATAATAACGTCTTTTTCATCGAAAGTTGGGTTAAATCTACCATTCTCATCGAAAACACTTGTACAGCAAACTGTTTTGAGTCCTTTGATTTCTCCGTTTTCTACAATGACTTCACTAGGACCTCGAGAGGGGAAGAATAGAATTCCTTCTTCTTTTCCTTCTACAATTTCTTCAAGATCTGCTGGCATTTCTTCCATGGTTTCCAGGCATACCACCTTAACATTAACTTCTTTTCCTTCCATTTTCTGAAGTCTCGCCATGCTTCTGGCAACGTCCATTGCGACATTTCCACCGCCTATAACGATCAAACTGTTGGGAATCTCCGGTTTCTCGCCTTCTCCACGCAAATAATCCCTGATTTTTTCCAGGAGGGGTAGAGCTTGAATAACTTTTTCATGTTCGGTTCCTGGAATTTTTGTACTTTTTCCAATGGTGAATCCAGTACCGAGGAAAACGGCATCATATTCTTTCTTCAACTGCTCCAGGGTTACGTCTTTTCCAACAGTTGTATTTAACTTAATTTCTACTCCTAGAGATTGAATCACTTCGATATCCTTGTCCAGGGCCTCATCAGGAAGACGGTAACGTGGTATACCGTATCTCATGACACCACCAGCTTTTGGTTTAGCTTCGAATATCGTGACTTTGTATCCCATAAGTGAAAGATAATATGCAGCTGCTAATCCGGAAGGACCAGAACCGATAATTGCAACTTTTTTGTTGGCTTTTTTGATAATTTCTTCGTTAGCTACTTTTTTAATCTCTTCGACAGGTGTTTGATCGATAATATAGCGTTTTAGCCATCTTATTGCAACAGCTTCACCTCTATGACCTATGGAACATACGGCCTCACAGTTGTGGGTACATACCCTACCACAGACACCGGGAAGCGGATTGGTTTTGTAAATCCACTCGACACCTCGTTTAAGGTCGTCGTTGAACACGGTTTCGATGTATTCCGGGATATCCATATGTGCAGGACAGACATCCGTACAAAGTTCGCAGTCAACACATCTCGCGGCTTCTGCGATTGCCTGTTCTTTGGAGTATCCCTTTACGAATTCTATAAAACTGTTAACCCGTTCTGCTCCAGGAATCTCTTCCATTTCAACCCTTTCAAGATCGAGCAACTCGGAATCTTCATCACGCACGTAGCCAATTGGAAAATTGTTGTGATGAATACCATCGCTTTCCGGCATGAAAAAGAACGTATTTGGATTATCGGAGATATGTATATACTCCCTGGTCATTTTCAGAGAACCGGTGGTACATATATCAACACACATTCCACAAAAAGAACAACGCCCATAATCGATGGCAGGTTTCTCTGCTTTCTCACCTGGTTCTGTTTCTATATCAACAGGGATCATCTTTATAGCGTCTGTCGGGCAAATTTTCGAACAGGTTCCACAACCAGTACATAGTTCCCAATCGTTTATATGAAACCCCCGGTATCTTTCGGCTGCTTCGCGATAGACCTTGGGGACTGTAATGGTTATAGGTTTCGCAAATAGATATTTCCATGCGATAGTTGGACCCCAAAAGGTTTTTTTGAAAATCTCTTTCGCATTCATCGCATCTCCTCCCTTATCTGTCGATTTCCGGTGGACAGAAGTCCATTGTTCCTAACCAGAGAGCCACATCTTCGATTCTTGTCCCCGGAAGTAGCTTTTCAATACCGTATAGCCCCTGTGGGAAGGAAGCGCCTCTTACATGAACTCTGTAAGGTTTTTCTCCACCATCAGAAACGATGAGATATCCATATTCGCCTCTCGAACATTCTATATGGGAGTAAACTTTGCCTGCAGGTACTCTCCAACGCAACGCACTTCCGCGTGATACCCTGACGTTTACGGGACCTTTGGGCATCTTTTTCAAACACTGTCTTATTATTCGAATACTCTGTAAAAATTCGAGATATTTCAAAGAGAACCGCGCATAAGCATCCCCTTCTGTCGCTGTGGGAACATCGAACTCTACGTCAGCATAGCGGGCATAAGGGTCAACTTTTCTGATATCATAAGGGACTCCGGTAGCTCTGAGCCCCACACCGGTCACACCGATTTTTAATGCTTCCTCTTTTGTAAGGACTGCGAGCCCTTTGGTACGTGTATGTATTACCCGGTTTTTTAAGAGGAGATTTTCATATTCCGTTCTCCTGCTTTCAAAATAGTTCAGAAGAGCTTCGATTTCTTCTTCAATTCCTTCTGGAAGATCCTTTCTAACTCCTCCGGGGATTATATACATATGATAGATTCTTGCGCCTGTAATTTTTTCAAAGATGTCCAGAATTCTATCTCTATCTGCCAGAGTCCATTGCGGCATCGCATAGAGGCCGGTAGCTCCTCCAATGCCTCCCATCGCCATTAGATGTGCAGCCATTCTTGCTAGCTCAAGGATAATCATTCGAATCCAGTGAGCTCTCTCCGGGACCTCGATGCCAGCAAGAGTTTCCACTCCCATTGCGAATACCATTTCATTTATGTCCGGTTCTGGAACACATATTCTTGGAATCAAAGCGAGATTCTGGAACCAATTCCTTCTTTCCATAAGCTTTTCGAACCCTCGATGAAGAAATCCGGGCACTAATCGTGCCTTGACCACGGTGTCACCTTCAACATAGATATGTACGCTGGAATTCCCGTGCATTCCAGGGTGGTTCGGACCGATAAAAAGTTTGACCTCTTTACCCATCTTTTTCACTTCCTTCTGGAATAAAATCAACATCATATGTTCTGTCAGGGAAGTTTTCCTTTGAGAATTTATGGGGATCGAAATCTTTTCTCATCGGTGGGATGTCTTTCCAGTTTTCAAGTATGAGCGGTTTCATGTCATCGTTTCCATCGAACTTCACGCCGAAAAATTCGTGAATATCCCTTTCGTAGAAACGTGCTGTTGGCCATAATCCCATCACCGTTGGCGCAACGGGAGTTTCTCTAGAAATCTTTGTGCTTACCATCAATGTAATGCCATTTTCCCAATTGAAGAGTGTATAAATCAGTTCAAACTGATTATCATCGATCCAATCCACACAGGATATGAGGGACAGATGATTCCATCCCTTCAGCTTGAACAGTTCCAGAATAGAAATGAGGTCTTTTAGATCAGTGTCAACAGTGTATTTTCTTTCAGCGATTTGATTTAATTTTATGGTGCCAAATAAGTTTTCGACTTCTTTTATCAGTTCATTCATGGAATTCATCGTGCACGTACACCTCCCCGAGGGCTTTTAATTGATTCTTTTTGTACCATTCATAGTTTTCCTGATAAGTTTTCCAGCCGGTGGCTTCGCCACGATCGATCTTTTTCATCAATTCTTTGAAACCGTTCACTATGGCCTCAGGCCTGGGCATACAACCAGCCAGATATAAGTCAACAGGCAAATAAAGGTCGAGTCTGTTTATAGTTGCGTAGGAATCGAAGTAAATGCCTCCGTTGATGGTACAGGAACCGAATCCTACTACATATTTTGGTGCCTGCATCTGTTCGTATGTATAGATAACCCTTCTTAGAGTTTTCGTACTCAAATAACCGGTTATCAACAATATATCAGCTTGCCTTGGAGTTGCCATTGGACCGATTCCAAAACGTTCCATATCGAATCTTGCGGTCATCGTTGGCGGTAGTTCGATTGCACCGCATCCGGTACAGTAATAAAGCATCCATAACGAGCGGGCACGAAGCATGTTTGCCACTTTATTCCAAGCAGATTTTTCAGCGTTCATTCATTGCACCTCCTTACCAGAAGATAACGACGATCGTTTGAACGAAGGCCAAAATCAACGGCCATTTCCAGTAATATTTCACTGCTTGCTCTACTCTGAACCTTGGTAGCACAGCAGAAATAATTACAAGAATGAAAAAGACAACAAAGAATTTTGCGAGAAATTCCCATACGGTTCTTCCACCACCAAGGAAGAAGTTAACAAAGAGCGATATCTCAATAAACACGGCAAATGCGTGTTGAATCATCAGCAAACCAAGGAATTTACCACTGTACTCTACCAATGGACCTGATGCGATTTCAGCAGGTGCAATGAAAGAATCAAAGGGTTTCTTGCCCAACATTCCCATTAGCGATATGAAAGCCACAACCGCCCCTATTGGCATTATCCATGCGTTATAAACTCCGGCTTCGATCTGCTTGTCCACGATTGCTGAGATCGATGACGTCCTGTTCTCAAACAGAATACCGAGGATAACTATAAGAAAGGGGAGCTCGTAACCAAGCATTTGGGTAAGAGCACGCCCAATACCTATCGACGCGTTGGGGTTACCAGAGCCCACGGCCGACATGGCCATACCCAGAAGACCTATGGCAAGCACGTATATAACTACGAAGATATTATCAAGCCCCGGGAATACAACGAGCGACCCGGCAGGAATGAATAGCACAGTTGCAATAGTTCCACCCAGCGCCATCCATACACCAAAATCGAAGATAAACCCATGGGAGATACTATGTTTTGTCAGCGCTTTGAAGATATCGATGAAATTTTGCCAGAAAGGAGGGCCGTACCTTCTTTCTATCCTTGCAACTATTTTTCTGGCAATACCTTCCAGCGTTATCGTATAAACGAAAGCTAATAAAAGTAATCCAATACTTTTTATCACTGTCATGCTATCACCTCAACCACCAATAGGCTGTTAGTATTGCAAGAATGCTCAAAGTTACATAGCCTTGTGGGCTTGAAGGATAGAAGAGGCTACGGAAAAAGGCTCCAAGTTCTCTCAGTTTATAAGACGTATTT is a genomic window containing:
- a CDS encoding ABC transporter permease, which codes for MSLKWYVITRILLAIPMFFILLLLIFIVLRILPGDPVLAMLGGKAPIQVIEQKRHELGYDKPIIQQFGDYIIGVLKGDLGRSALTKRPISEEIARKLPATIELTIFGFGIALIIGIFWGAEATRHHGGVIDVAGRMYAIFIYSIPVFWLGMLFQWLFGVKLKWLPIAGRISPLLRPEKITGLYLLDSLITWNIPALKDAFLHIILPSVALGLIISSVFLRMVRSNMVVMLSQDFVKAARARGIKESRVIYKHALKNAFVPIMTVMGLQFAALMAGAVLTETTFAWPGIGSYLVEKIRYRDFPAIQGTIAVYAIIVIVISIVVDIVNALVDPRVRY
- a CDS encoding ABC transporter permease gives rise to the protein MAFIGIAILATYVIMAIFAPYVAPYDPVKRTGRAFMPPSKEHLFGTTNLGYDVLSRIIYGARIALQIALLAVAVAAAIGIPLGLISGYIGGVFDRILTMFMDAIYSFPGLILAIAIAAVLGPGVINVALSIAVIYAPTYFRVIRNQVTSLKDQLFVEAARAIGAKNSTIVMKYILPNVLPSVVVVLSMNLADAIMTEAGLSFLGLGIAPPTPDWGYDLSNGQRFLLLNYWWMILFPGLAIITLVLGFSMFSEGMNEYLNPNVGETRR
- a CDS encoding ABC transporter ATP-binding protein is translated as MNLLQLRNLSVRYKTREGRVLAIEDLSLNLGDKETLGIVGESGCGKSTLGGAILGILPKETKVTGKILFDGKDLVSLDRKTLRKIRGKEISMIFQDPMTSLNPVMRLKDHFIETIQTHLIDIEKEEAYNMAAKALENVGISANRLEDYPFQLSGGMRQRVMIALALVLNPKIVIADEPTTSLDVIVQAQILELLKSLQTKFNTAMILITHDLGVVAETADNIGVMYGGHLVEYSDKRSLYKAPLHPYTRSLLESIPNTNLNDKSLRYIPGTPPSLMTPPPGCRFSERCPKALKVCSQATPPEVWTEDGRMVKCWLYNSEVVQK
- a CDS encoding ABC transporter ATP-binding protein, producing the protein MKELIKVKNLVKHFPVKEPLLKKLITKERKYVHAVNDISFTILEGQTLGLVGESGSGKTTTGRLVLRLIEPTSGSIKYNGIELTTLDKESLRRLRKEIQVIFQDPLASLNPYMKIGEAIKHPLDIHNIGSKQERYERVLDMLKRVNLEPAEDFYRRYPRELSGGQRQRVVIARALITHPKFVVADEAVAMLDVSVRSQLLDLMLKLKEEFNLTYLFITHDLATTKYICDRIAVMYLGKIIEIGSFEEIYTNPAHPYTKALISAVPEPDPDIKKEKIIPSGEVPNPVELPSGCYFHPRCPYAMDICKKEMPEEVMLSDTRTVRCHLYSQ
- a CDS encoding FAD-dependent oxidoreductase — translated: MNAKEIFKKTFWGPTIAWKYLFAKPITITVPKVYREAAERYRGFHINDWELCTGCGTCSKICPTDAIKMIPVDIETEPGEKAEKPAIDYGRCSFCGMCVDICTTGSLKMTREYIHISDNPNTFFFMPESDGIHHNNFPIGYVRDEDSELLDLERVEMEEIPGAERVNSFIEFVKGYSKEQAIAEAARCVDCELCTDVCPAHMDIPEYIETVFNDDLKRGVEWIYKTNPLPGVCGRVCTHNCEAVCSIGHRGEAVAIRWLKRYIIDQTPVEEIKKVANEEIIKKANKKVAIIGSGPSGLAAAYYLSLMGYKVTIFEAKPKAGGVMRYGIPRYRLPDEALDKDIEVIQSLGVEIKLNTTVGKDVTLEQLKKEYDAVFLGTGFTIGKSTKIPGTEHEKVIQALPLLEKIRDYLRGEGEKPEIPNSLIVIGGGNVAMDVARSMARLQKMEGKEVNVKVVCLETMEEMPADLEEIVEGKEEGILFFPSRGPSEVIVENGEIKGLKTVCCTSVFDENGRFNPTFDEKDVIIIEGDMIVEAIGQAPDYSYLPEELKSKLEFTRGRILVNEYGQTSIPWLFAGGDIVHGPDIINGIADGHRAAEGIDRYLNQ
- a CDS encoding NADH-quinone oxidoreductase subunit D, with protein sequence MGKEVKLFIGPNHPGMHGNSSVHIYVEGDTVVKARLVPGFLHRGFEKLMERRNWFQNLALIPRICVPEPDINEMVFAMGVETLAGIEVPERAHWIRMIILELARMAAHLMAMGGIGGATGLYAMPQWTLADRDRILDIFEKITGARIYHMYIIPGGVRKDLPEGIEEEIEALLNYFESRRTEYENLLLKNRVIHTRTKGLAVLTKEEALKIGVTGVGLRATGVPYDIRKVDPYARYADVEFDVPTATEGDAYARFSLKYLEFLQSIRIIRQCLKKMPKGPVNVRVSRGSALRWRVPAGKVYSHIECSRGEYGYLIVSDGGEKPYRVHVRGASFPQGLYGIEKLLPGTRIEDVALWLGTMDFCPPEIDR
- a CDS encoding NADH-quinone oxidoreductase subunit C, with amino-acid sequence MNSMNELIKEVENLFGTIKLNQIAERKYTVDTDLKDLISILELFKLKGWNHLSLISCVDWIDDNQFELIYTLFNWENGITLMVSTKISRETPVAPTVMGLWPTARFYERDIHEFFGVKFDGNDDMKPLILENWKDIPPMRKDFDPHKFSKENFPDRTYDVDFIPEGSEKDG
- a CDS encoding NuoB/complex I 20 kDa subunit family protein, whose translation is MNAEKSAWNKVANMLRARSLWMLYYCTGCGAIELPPTMTARFDMERFGIGPMATPRQADILLITGYLSTKTLRRVIYTYEQMQAPKYVVGFGSCTINGGIYFDSYATINRLDLYLPVDLYLAGCMPRPEAIVNGFKELMKKIDRGEATGWKTYQENYEWYKKNQLKALGEVYVHDEFHE
- a CDS encoding respiratory chain complex I subunit 1 family protein produces the protein MTVIKSIGLLLLAFVYTITLEGIARKIVARIERRYGPPFWQNFIDIFKALTKHSISHGFIFDFGVWMALGGTIATVLFIPAGSLVVFPGLDNIFVVIYVLAIGLLGMAMSAVGSGNPNASIGIGRALTQMLGYELPFLIVILGILFENRTSSISAIVDKQIEAGVYNAWIMPIGAVVAFISLMGMLGKKPFDSFIAPAEIASGPLVEYSGKFLGLLMIQHAFAVFIEISLFVNFFLGGGRTVWEFLAKFFVVFFILVIISAVLPRFRVEQAVKYYWKWPLILAFVQTIVVIFW